The Burkholderia pyrrocinia genome includes a region encoding these proteins:
- a CDS encoding substrate-binding domain-containing protein, translating to MRGATVKVNLKALSDALGLSRTTVSRALNGYDDVSEATRERVARAAREMGYVADPTARRLATGRADVIGIVYPFGAGDLGDPRFGEVVAGITERLAERNLDFIIASARPNAELDTYRRIVDGKLVDGLIVARTLVDDPRIAYLQASAFPYVAYGRTQAAEPYAWFDFDNEAGARDAVRRLIGFGHRRIAMISAPLALNFAAQRRAGYLSALREAGIEPDPALLVECPFTHDGGQQAVQAMLAHAGRPTALLVDNNIAGGGAFRALVDSGLRLGEDISLIVYDGVPPDIAHPHRVTAVVQPTGHASGRALAELMLRLLGDGAREHRLEAPVIEAGDTDGPLRD from the coding sequence ATGCGAGGAGCGACGGTGAAGGTGAATCTGAAGGCGCTATCGGACGCGCTCGGGCTGTCGCGGACGACGGTCAGTCGTGCGCTGAACGGTTACGACGACGTCAGCGAGGCGACGCGCGAACGCGTGGCGAGGGCGGCACGGGAAATGGGCTATGTGGCGGATCCGACCGCGCGCCGGCTCGCGACCGGGCGGGCGGACGTGATCGGGATCGTCTATCCGTTCGGCGCGGGCGATCTCGGCGATCCGCGTTTCGGCGAGGTCGTCGCGGGCATCACCGAGCGGCTCGCCGAGCGCAATCTCGATTTCATCATCGCGTCTGCGCGACCGAATGCGGAACTGGACACCTATCGGCGGATCGTCGACGGCAAACTCGTCGACGGACTGATCGTCGCGCGCACGCTCGTCGATGATCCACGCATCGCCTACCTGCAGGCGAGCGCGTTTCCGTACGTCGCTTACGGCCGTACGCAGGCTGCCGAGCCGTATGCGTGGTTCGATTTCGACAACGAGGCCGGCGCGCGGGACGCGGTTCGCCGGCTGATCGGTTTCGGGCACCGGCGGATTGCGATGATCAGCGCGCCGCTTGCGCTGAACTTCGCCGCGCAGCGTCGCGCAGGCTATCTTTCGGCACTGCGCGAAGCCGGCATCGAGCCGGATCCGGCGCTGCTCGTCGAGTGCCCGTTTACGCACGACGGCGGGCAGCAGGCCGTGCAGGCGATGCTCGCGCACGCAGGGCGGCCGACGGCGCTGCTGGTCGACAACAATATCGCGGGCGGCGGCGCGTTTCGGGCGCTCGTGGACAGCGGGCTGCGCCTCGGTGAGGACATCTCGCTGATCGTCTATGACGGCGTGCCGCCGGACATCGCGCATCCCCATCGCGTGACGGCGGTCGTGCAACCGACCGGGCACGCATCGGGGCGCGCGCTGGCCGAACTGATGCTGCGGCTGCTCGGTGACGGTGCGCGCGAGCACCGACTCGAGGCGCCGGTAATCGAGGCCGGCGATACGGACGGTCCGTTGCGCGACTAG
- a CDS encoding glycoside hydrolase family 68 protein encodes MRWTRADIRQIVAQSHTANGVDKNSLPQALTMPDIPQDFPLINSNVWVWDTWPLADLRANQLSYKGWEVIFSLTADPHAGYTFDDRHVHARIGFFYRRAGIPASQRPANGGWTWGGHLFPDGSSVKVFGTSPMTNNAEWSGSARLTHGDNVNLYYTATSFNRSAPGGADITPPQAIITRADGHIHADDKHVWFSGFDDHKALLQPDGNYYQNGQQNTYFSFRDPFVFTDPAHPGKTYMVFEGNTGGPRGSRTCTEADLGYAPNDPYKEDLNAVMNSGAVYQKANVGLAIATNPQLTEWKFLPPILSANCVDDQTERPQIYLKDGKYYLFTISHRTTMAAGVDGPDGVYGFVGNGIRSDFLPLNGGSGLVLGNPTDFSAPAGAPYSQDPNQNPREFQSYSHYVMPGGLVESFIDAIGPRRGGTLAPTVKVNINGTSTAVDRAYGRGGLGGYGDIPANLPATGAGHNDGPGTRP; translated from the coding sequence ATGCGCTGGACGCGCGCCGACATCCGCCAGATCGTCGCGCAATCGCACACTGCGAACGGCGTCGACAAGAACTCGCTGCCGCAAGCGCTGACGATGCCGGACATCCCGCAGGATTTCCCGCTGATCAACTCGAACGTGTGGGTCTGGGACACGTGGCCGCTGGCCGACCTGCGCGCGAACCAGCTCAGCTACAAGGGCTGGGAGGTGATCTTCTCGCTCACCGCCGACCCGCATGCGGGCTACACGTTCGACGACCGCCACGTCCACGCGCGCATCGGCTTCTTCTATCGCCGCGCGGGCATCCCCGCGTCGCAGCGCCCCGCGAACGGCGGCTGGACCTGGGGCGGCCACCTGTTCCCGGACGGCTCGAGCGTCAAGGTGTTCGGCACCTCGCCGATGACCAACAACGCCGAATGGTCGGGCTCGGCGCGCCTCACGCACGGCGACAACGTCAACCTCTACTACACCGCGACGTCGTTCAACCGCTCGGCGCCCGGCGGCGCTGACATCACGCCGCCGCAGGCAATCATCACGCGTGCCGACGGCCACATCCACGCCGACGACAAGCACGTGTGGTTCAGCGGCTTCGACGATCACAAGGCGCTGCTGCAGCCGGACGGCAACTACTACCAGAACGGCCAGCAAAACACCTACTTCTCGTTCCGTGATCCGTTCGTGTTCACCGATCCCGCCCACCCCGGCAAGACCTACATGGTGTTCGAAGGCAATACGGGCGGCCCGCGCGGCTCACGCACCTGCACCGAAGCCGATCTCGGCTACGCGCCGAACGATCCGTACAAGGAAGATCTCAACGCGGTGATGAATTCGGGCGCAGTGTATCAAAAGGCCAATGTCGGCCTCGCGATCGCGACGAACCCGCAACTGACGGAATGGAAGTTCCTGCCGCCGATCCTGTCCGCGAACTGCGTCGACGACCAGACCGAGCGCCCGCAGATCTACCTGAAGGACGGCAAGTACTACCTGTTCACGATCAGCCACCGCACGACGATGGCGGCCGGCGTCGACGGACCGGACGGCGTGTACGGCTTCGTCGGCAACGGCATCCGCAGCGACTTCCTGCCGCTGAACGGCGGCAGCGGCCTCGTGCTCGGCAACCCGACCGACTTCTCCGCACCGGCCGGCGCACCGTATTCGCAGGATCCGAACCAGAACCCGCGCGAATTCCAGTCGTATTCGCACTACGTGATGCCGGGCGGGCTCGTCGAGTCGTTCATCGATGCGATCGGCCCGCGTCGCGGCGGCACGCTCGCGCCGACGGTGAAGGTCAACATCAACGGCACATCGACGGCGGTCGACCGCGCCTACGGACGCGGCGGGCTCGGCGGTTATGGCGACATCCCGGCGAACCTCCCCGCGACGGGCGCCGGCCACAACGACGGCCCGGGCACCCGTCCGTAA
- a CDS encoding glycoside hydrolase family 32 protein: MRSTFSRFSFRIARLLLACAAGAACTQAAAAPCGAPPENGTPQWRPALHYTPQRNWMNDPNGLVYDNGRYHLFYQHNPVGNDWGNMSWGHATSTDLVHWREQPVAMRANATEEIFSGSIVADMHNTSGLGAPGETPLVALYTSVYKAGSGHAPGTQAQSLAYSVDHGTTWRPYAHNPVLTLDPESKQFRDPKVSWYAPGRYWLMTTVVADAQVVKLYRSDDLIHWSFLSDFTLPDVPHASALWEMPDLVPLPVDGDPRHVKWVLIVNVNPWSIAGGSGAMYFVGNFDGRTFVPDRVAPAGSDPARFRWVDHGADFYAAGTFSGAPGARPVAIAWMSNWDYAAKVPTAPWRGATTLPRELSLKTIDGEPSLVVAPAAAFDAWADGRPVTHEGDLAVDSATRELSAATRGDVQRVTVTIAPQHAARAGLIVRRSADGSIGTRIVYDTAKRTLTLDRSRSGEADFAGTFSREHIVDLPLERGQLRLEIVVDRGSVEVFANGGRVALTDLIFPPLDADRIAVFAEHGRATFSGLTVTQLDARGETPGACASR, translated from the coding sequence ATGAGATCGACGTTTTCCCGCTTTTCCTTCCGGATCGCCCGGCTGCTGCTCGCGTGTGCGGCGGGCGCGGCCTGCACGCAGGCCGCCGCGGCGCCCTGCGGCGCACCGCCCGAAAACGGCACGCCGCAATGGCGACCGGCATTGCATTACACGCCGCAACGCAACTGGATGAACGACCCGAACGGGCTCGTCTACGACAACGGTCGTTACCACCTGTTTTATCAACACAACCCGGTCGGCAACGACTGGGGCAACATGTCGTGGGGCCATGCGACCAGCACCGATCTCGTCCACTGGCGCGAGCAGCCGGTCGCGATGCGCGCGAACGCCACCGAGGAAATCTTCTCCGGTTCGATCGTCGCCGATATGCACAACACGTCGGGCCTCGGGGCGCCAGGCGAGACACCGCTGGTTGCGCTATACACGAGCGTCTACAAGGCCGGCTCGGGTCACGCACCCGGCACGCAGGCGCAGTCGCTCGCGTACAGCGTCGACCACGGCACGACGTGGCGGCCCTACGCGCACAACCCCGTGCTCACGCTCGATCCCGAATCGAAGCAGTTCCGCGACCCGAAGGTGTCGTGGTATGCGCCCGGGCGCTACTGGCTGATGACGACGGTCGTCGCCGATGCCCAGGTCGTGAAGCTCTACCGTTCCGACGACCTGATCCACTGGTCGTTCCTGAGCGACTTCACGCTGCCGGACGTGCCGCATGCGAGCGCACTGTGGGAGATGCCCGATCTCGTGCCGCTGCCGGTCGACGGCGATCCTCGACACGTCAAGTGGGTGCTGATCGTCAACGTCAATCCGTGGTCGATCGCCGGCGGGTCCGGCGCGATGTACTTCGTCGGCAACTTCGACGGCCGCACGTTCGTGCCCGACCGCGTCGCGCCGGCCGGTTCGGATCCTGCCCGATTCCGCTGGGTCGATCACGGCGCCGACTTTTATGCCGCCGGCACATTTTCCGGCGCACCCGGCGCGCGCCCGGTCGCGATCGCGTGGATGAGCAACTGGGATTACGCGGCAAAAGTGCCGACGGCGCCATGGCGCGGCGCGACAACCCTGCCGCGCGAACTGTCGCTGAAGACGATCGACGGCGAACCCTCGCTCGTCGTCGCGCCGGCCGCCGCATTCGACGCATGGGCGGACGGCAGGCCCGTCACGCACGAAGGCGACCTCGCGGTCGATTCCGCTACACGCGAGCTGTCGGCCGCGACGCGCGGCGACGTCCAGCGCGTCACGGTCACGATCGCGCCGCAGCACGCGGCACGCGCGGGCCTGATCGTCCGGCGTTCGGCGGACGGCTCGATCGGCACCCGGATCGTGTACGACACGGCGAAACGCACGCTGACGCTCGACCGCTCCCGGTCCGGCGAAGCGGATTTCGCCGGTACGTTCAGCCGCGAGCACATCGTGGACCTGCCGCTCGAGCGCGGGCAGTTGCGGCTCGAGATCGTCGTCGATCGCGGATCGGTCGAAGTGTTCGCGAACGGCGGCCGCGTGGCGCTCACCGACCTGATCTTCCCGCCGCTCGATGCGGACCGCATCGCCGTGTTTGCCGAGCATGGCCGCGCGACGTTCTCCGGACTCACGGTGACGCAGCTCGACGCACGCGGCGAGACGCCAGGCGCCTGTGCATCGCGATAG
- a CDS encoding SDR family oxidoreductase, translated as MQRFEGKTVLVTGGNSGIGLAAARAFAAEGARVIVTGRDAQTLEAARQTLGEGALAIRNEAGSVASARALADAIATAGVRLDAVFINAGVAKLAPFADSDEAMWDLVFNTNVKGAYFQIQSLVPLLNRGASIVINGSINAHIGMPGSSVYAASKAAVNSFAKTLSAELLPHGVRVNVVSPGPVQTPLYGKLGLDAATLDETADKIKGLVPIGRFGTPDEIASTVLHLSAPESAFIVGAEIIASGGMGLL; from the coding sequence ATGCAACGCTTCGAAGGAAAAACGGTCCTCGTCACGGGTGGCAACAGCGGCATCGGCCTGGCGGCCGCCCGCGCATTCGCGGCCGAAGGCGCGCGGGTCATCGTCACCGGGCGCGACGCGCAGACGCTGGAAGCCGCACGGCAAACGCTCGGCGAAGGCGCGCTCGCGATCCGCAACGAGGCCGGCAGCGTCGCGTCGGCCCGCGCGCTGGCGGACGCGATCGCGACCGCGGGCGTGCGGCTCGACGCCGTGTTCATCAACGCGGGCGTCGCGAAACTCGCGCCGTTCGCCGACAGCGACGAGGCCATGTGGGACCTCGTGTTCAACACCAACGTGAAGGGCGCGTATTTCCAGATCCAGTCGCTGGTGCCGCTGCTGAACCGTGGCGCGTCGATCGTGATCAACGGCTCGATCAACGCGCACATCGGGATGCCCGGCTCGTCGGTGTACGCGGCCAGCAAGGCGGCCGTCAATTCGTTCGCGAAGACGCTGTCGGCGGAACTGCTGCCGCACGGCGTGCGCGTGAACGTCGTGAGCCCGGGGCCCGTTCAGACGCCGCTGTACGGCAAGCTCGGGCTCGACGCGGCGACGCTCGACGAGACGGCCGACAAGATCAAGGGCCTCGTCCCGATCGGCCGGTTCGGCACGCCGGACGAAATCGCGTCGACGGTGCTGCACCTCAGCGCGCCGGAATCCGCGTTCATCGTCGGCGCGGAAATCATCGCGTCGGGCGGGATGGGTTTGCTCTGA
- a CDS encoding LysR family transcriptional regulator: MLSTDELALLDAIRATGSLSRAAAQLGKAPSTVSHAARQLETRFDALLFDRRGYRMQLTPAGWLLADEAARLALDVARLTQRVRQVASGWEDRLWIVSDEVLEFDTLLPVVRTFDALGSGVSLRFTHEVLGGTWEALRDGRADLVVGATNEPPAIPGFKWFELGAMEWVFAVSPRHPLASASDVLTRDAIGAHRAVVVADSSRRAAGRAYGLLGGQAVLAVPSMRAKILAQRDGLGVGWVPRRRVATLLARGELVEKQTADPREPNLLYVAWHSDRDGRALQWWLEQLREPRLTQRLLDGIDVAG, encoded by the coding sequence ATGCTGTCTACAGACGAACTTGCGCTGCTCGATGCGATCCGCGCCACCGGCAGCCTGTCGCGTGCCGCCGCGCAGCTCGGCAAGGCGCCTTCGACGGTGTCGCACGCGGCGCGCCAGCTCGAAACACGCTTCGACGCGCTGCTGTTCGACCGGCGCGGCTACCGGATGCAGCTCACGCCGGCCGGATGGCTGCTGGCCGACGAGGCGGCGCGGCTGGCGCTGGACGTTGCGCGGCTGACGCAGCGCGTGCGGCAGGTCGCGAGCGGCTGGGAGGACCGGCTGTGGATCGTCAGCGACGAGGTTCTGGAGTTCGACACGCTGCTGCCGGTGGTCCGCACATTCGACGCGCTCGGCTCGGGCGTGTCGCTGCGCTTCACGCACGAAGTGCTCGGCGGCACTTGGGAAGCGCTGCGCGACGGTCGCGCGGACCTGGTGGTCGGCGCGACCAACGAGCCGCCGGCGATTCCGGGCTTCAAATGGTTCGAGCTGGGCGCGATGGAATGGGTGTTCGCGGTGTCGCCGCGTCATCCGCTGGCCTCCGCGAGCGACGTGCTGACGCGGGACGCGATCGGCGCGCATCGCGCGGTCGTCGTCGCCGATTCGTCGCGGCGCGCGGCCGGCCGGGCGTATGGCTTGCTCGGCGGGCAGGCCGTGCTCGCGGTGCCGTCGATGCGCGCGAAGATCCTCGCGCAGCGCGACGGGCTCGGCGTCGGCTGGGTGCCGCGCCGGCGCGTGGCCACGCTGCTCGCACGCGGCGAACTCGTCGAGAAGCAGACGGCCGATCCGCGCGAGCCGAACCTGTTGTATGTCGCGTGGCACAGCGATCGCGATGGCCGTGCGCTGCAATGGTGGCTGGAGCAACTGCGCGAGCCGAGACTCACGCAGCGCCTGCTCGACGGGATCGACGTGGCCGGCTGA